A part of Desulfobacter sp. genomic DNA contains:
- a CDS encoding ABC transporter permease, translating into MKNVISLIVKRCAASLFTLLIISVIIFIGVEVLPGDVAETVLGQSATSETVEAFRKELKLDLPAHVRYGSWLNDFIHGDFGTSLSNGRPVADLIGWRLGNTLFLALATSAIAIPLAILLGMTAAFYRNSLFDKIISVTTLSFISFPEFFIAYIFISLLSVKLNIFPSLAVIDPKMGLATRLYTILLPALTLTCVVTAHMMRQTRAAIINVLASAYIEMAELKGINRLRIIIHHAFPNSLSPVINVIALNMAYLVVGVVIVEVVFVYPGLGQLLVDSVAKRDLPVVQASGLIFSMVYIFLNLFADILSMLSNPRLRQSAIQ; encoded by the coding sequence ATGAAAAATGTAATATCACTCATTGTCAAACGATGTGCCGCAAGCCTGTTTACCCTCCTTATCATCTCTGTCATCATTTTTATCGGTGTGGAGGTACTGCCGGGGGATGTTGCGGAAACCGTTTTGGGGCAATCGGCCACCTCTGAAACAGTAGAGGCCTTCAGAAAAGAACTCAAACTGGACCTCCCCGCCCATGTCCGATACGGATCATGGCTGAATGATTTTATTCACGGGGATTTCGGCACATCTCTTTCAAACGGCAGGCCGGTTGCCGACCTTATCGGCTGGCGGTTGGGCAATACGCTTTTTCTGGCCCTGGCCACATCCGCCATTGCCATTCCCCTGGCCATACTTTTGGGAATGACCGCCGCCTTTTACAGGAATTCTCTTTTTGATAAAATCATATCCGTAACCACCCTGTCATTTATCTCTTTCCCTGAATTTTTTATCGCCTATATTTTCATCAGCCTCTTGTCGGTAAAGCTCAATATATTTCCCAGCCTGGCCGTCATTGACCCTAAAATGGGGCTGGCCACACGGCTGTACACCATCCTTTTGCCCGCCCTGACACTGACCTGCGTGGTAACGGCCCACATGATGCGACAGACACGGGCAGCCATCATCAACGTATTGGCCAGTGCCTATATTGAAATGGCCGAACTCAAAGGCATCAACCGATTGAGGATTATCATCCACCACGCCTTTCCCAACTCCCTTTCCCCTGTAATCAATGTCATTGCCCTGAACATGGCCTATCTGGTGGTCGGGGTGGTCATCGTGGAGGTGGTGTTTGTCTATCCGGGCCTGGGACAGCTTTTAGTCGATTCCGTTGCTAAAAGGGATCTGCCGGTGGTTCAGGCATCGGGACTTATTTTCTCAATGGTTTATATATTTCTCAATCTTTTTGCAGATATCCTGTCCATGCTTTCCAACCCAAGATTAAGGCAATCCGCCATCCAGTGA
- a CDS encoding ABC transporter permease gives MCIVAFNIIVAVFAPFAAPFGETDIVGEVWEPFSTQFYLGTDHIGRDLFTRMLYGARNTIALAFATTMLSFVFGSLLGFIAAIKGGWIDQAISRTIDIIMAFPTLIFALMILSVLGSSIPVLIFTIALLDATRVYRLSRAVAMDIEVMDFVEAARLRGEGTWWIMTQEILPNALPPLVAEFGLRFCFVFLFIASLSFLGLGIQPPYADWGGMVRENAGAITFGIFIPLIPAAAIAFLTVGVNLIVDWFLHLSSGLND, from the coding sequence ATGTGCATCGTCGCCTTCAATATCATTGTGGCTGTTTTTGCCCCTTTTGCGGCACCCTTTGGTGAAACCGACATCGTCGGTGAAGTCTGGGAACCCTTTTCCACCCAATTCTACCTGGGAACCGATCATATCGGAAGGGACCTGTTCACAAGGATGTTATACGGAGCCCGGAATACCATTGCCCTTGCATTTGCAACAACCATGCTTTCATTTGTATTCGGTTCGCTGCTGGGCTTCATCGCCGCCATAAAGGGCGGATGGATTGACCAGGCGATAAGCCGGACAATTGATATTATCATGGCGTTTCCCACATTAATTTTTGCCCTGATGATCTTATCTGTACTGGGCTCGTCCATACCGGTGCTGATTTTCACCATTGCCCTGCTGGACGCCACCCGGGTGTACCGGCTTTCACGGGCCGTGGCCATGGATATAGAAGTGATGGACTTTGTGGAAGCGGCCCGGCTGAGGGGGGAAGGGACCTGGTGGATCATGACCCAGGAAATCCTGCCCAATGCCCTGCCGCCGCTGGTGGCGGAATTCGGCCTCAGATTCTGTTTTGTTTTTTTATTCATCGCCTCATTAAGTTTTCTGGGCCTGGGGATTCAACCGCCCTATGCGGATTGGGGCGGCATGGTCCGGGAAAATGCAGGGGCCATCACCTTTGGTATTTTTATCCCGCTGATCCCGGCAGCGGCCATTGCATTTTTAACGGTGGGGGTCAATCTGATTGTAGACTGGTTTCTCCATCTCTCCAGCGGGCTTAATGATTAA
- a CDS encoding ABC transporter ATP-binding protein, whose translation MDKLLEIKNLRIEGFYEGQWQPIVRNINLNLKRGEVLGLIGESGAGKSTIGLAAMGYTRQGCRLASGAINLEGEELFGASKESLRTIRGSKIAYVAQSAAASFNPSHRIIRQYAEAPVHHGLMGYNEAQKEAVEIYRRLFLPNPEKIGFRYPHELSGGQLQRAMVAMSMSCKPDIIVFDEPTTALDVTTQIEVLAAVKEITEKMNKAALYITHDLAVVAQVAHRIMVLRNGRLVEEGETRALIQSPKEKYTRQLLNVRQLREEKEACERTDALLRVKGVTATYTGRTNVLENIDLTVREGKTVALVGESGSGKSTLARVITGLLPATAGEIEFLGKRLPRELASRKKEDLRKMQMVYQMPDTALNPRHTVKKVIGRPLAFYFGLKGKAAEARIRELLEKIELDPDLYMDRLTTELSGGEKQRVCIARALAAEPDLIICDEVTSALDQLVAEGILDLLQDLQNKTNVSYLFITHDLATVKAIADKIVIMLKGRIIEQGEKKKVLAPPHHEYTDKLLASVPKMDPDWLDNLLEERSASFI comes from the coding sequence ATGGACAAGCTGCTTGAAATAAAAAACCTTAGGATTGAAGGATTCTATGAAGGGCAATGGCAACCCATTGTCAGAAATATTAACCTGAATCTGAAACGGGGGGAGGTGCTGGGCCTCATCGGAGAATCCGGTGCGGGCAAGTCCACCATCGGCCTGGCCGCCATGGGGTACACCCGGCAGGGGTGCCGGCTGGCTTCAGGCGCCATTAATCTTGAAGGAGAAGAACTTTTCGGCGCCTCCAAGGAGAGCCTGCGCACCATCCGGGGATCCAAGATTGCCTATGTGGCCCAGAGTGCGGCCGCCTCCTTCAACCCCTCCCACAGGATCATCCGCCAATATGCCGAGGCCCCGGTCCACCACGGGCTGATGGGATATAATGAAGCCCAGAAGGAAGCCGTTGAAATTTACCGCCGCCTCTTCCTGCCGAATCCTGAAAAAATAGGATTCCGCTATCCCCACGAACTGTCCGGGGGCCAGCTTCAGCGGGCCATGGTGGCCATGTCCATGTCCTGCAAACCGGATATCATCGTATTTGACGAACCCACCACCGCACTGGATGTCACCACCCAGATCGAAGTGCTGGCGGCAGTCAAAGAAATTACGGAAAAAATGAACAAGGCGGCCCTTTACATCACCCATGATCTCGCCGTTGTGGCCCAGGTGGCTCACAGGATCATGGTCCTGCGGAACGGCCGGCTGGTTGAAGAGGGGGAAACCCGCGCCTTGATCCAATCACCTAAAGAAAAATACACCCGCCAATTGCTGAATGTCAGGCAGCTGAGAGAGGAAAAAGAGGCCTGCGAACGCACCGACGCCTTACTCAGGGTCAAAGGGGTGACCGCCACATATACGGGCCGGACCAATGTGCTCGAAAATATTGATCTTACCGTCCGGGAAGGAAAAACCGTTGCACTGGTGGGCGAATCCGGCAGCGGTAAAAGTACCCTGGCAAGGGTCATCACCGGACTTCTGCCCGCCACCGCCGGCGAGATCGAATTTTTAGGGAAACGCCTCCCCAGGGAACTGGCCAGCCGTAAAAAAGAGGATTTGCGGAAAATGCAGATGGTTTATCAGATGCCGGATACGGCATTGAACCCGAGGCACACCGTAAAAAAAGTCATCGGACGCCCCCTTGCATTCTATTTCGGCCTCAAAGGGAAGGCGGCTGAGGCAAGAATCCGCGAACTTCTGGAAAAGATAGAACTGGATCCCGACCTTTACATGGACCGCCTGACCACCGAGCTGTCCGGCGGAGAGAAGCAGAGAGTCTGCATTGCCCGGGCCCTGGCCGCCGAGCCGGACCTGATCATCTGCGATGAAGTCACCTCCGCTTTGGACCAACTGGTTGCCGAAGGCATACTGGACCTTCTCCAGGATCTGCAGAATAAGACAAATGTTTCCTATTTGTTCATCACCCATGATCTGGCTACGGTTAAGGCCATTGCAGACAAGATTGTCATCATGCTTAAAGGCCGGATCATCGAACAGGGGGAAAAGAAAAAGGTGCTGGCACCGCCCCACCACGAATACACGGACAAACTTCTGGCCTCGGTGCCCAAAATGGATCCGGACTGGCTGGATAATCTTCTGGAAGAACGTTCCGCCTCATTTATTTAA
- a CDS encoding ABC transporter substrate-binding protein, which yields MQDLNKFTQMFEQKKITRRQFVTQLSALGISAALIPSFLSGKALAAVPKQGGHFKMGMGGGHTTDTLNTALLADQVEMSTDYALRNNLVEVDRNGHAVPELAESWDVTPDAIHWTFKLRKDVEFHNGKTMDSDDVIFSIRHHMGKDSKSGAKGVLEQIQDIKKDGKDTVVFTLKSGNADFPYVLNDYHLTIVPAGTAGEEWEKGIGTGGYILEVWEPGVKTLLKRNPNYFKSGRAHFDSVEIITIADANARTNALRTGQIDYMNRVELKTAHLFKRTPGVNVLRVDGGFHYTLPMHTDVAPFNNNDVRLALKYAIDREAMVKNVLRGYGSVGNDHPISKLNKYHASDIPQRQYDPDKAKFHLKKAGLSTNAFDLYTSELSGFMDQATLFSESAKKAGIAIHIKKEPEDGYWSNVWLKKPFCNCYWGARPTADMVFSVAYSGDAKWNDTHLKNQRFDHLLSEARSELDEAKRKAMYRECQQIVRDEGGTIVPLFKDYVEAAAKKVKHEPLSGLWETDSHRAIERWWFDA from the coding sequence ATGCAGGACCTAAACAAATTCACCCAAATGTTTGAACAAAAAAAGATCACCCGGCGCCAGTTTGTCACCCAATTATCCGCCCTGGGCATTTCTGCGGCACTGATACCGTCATTTTTATCCGGAAAGGCCTTGGCCGCAGTCCCCAAACAGGGGGGGCATTTTAAAATGGGCATGGGCGGCGGCCACACCACAGACACCCTGAACACGGCCCTGTTAGCCGACCAGGTTGAAATGAGTACGGATTACGCCCTGCGGAACAACCTGGTGGAAGTCGACCGGAATGGCCATGCCGTTCCGGAACTGGCCGAAAGCTGGGATGTCACCCCGGATGCGATCCACTGGACCTTTAAACTGAGAAAAGATGTTGAATTCCACAACGGGAAAACCATGGATTCAGATGATGTGATCTTTTCCATCCGCCACCACATGGGCAAGGATTCCAAGTCAGGGGCCAAGGGCGTTCTGGAACAAATCCAGGATATCAAAAAAGATGGAAAGGATACGGTGGTCTTTACCCTTAAAAGCGGGAATGCCGATTTCCCCTATGTATTAAACGACTACCACCTGACCATTGTACCGGCAGGCACCGCCGGAGAGGAATGGGAAAAGGGCATCGGTACGGGCGGCTATATTCTGGAGGTCTGGGAGCCCGGGGTTAAAACCCTGTTGAAGCGGAACCCTAATTATTTTAAATCCGGCAGGGCCCATTTCGATTCCGTTGAAATCATTACCATTGCCGATGCCAATGCCCGGACAAACGCCCTGAGGACCGGCCAGATTGATTATATGAACCGGGTTGAACTCAAGACCGCCCATCTGTTCAAACGGACCCCCGGCGTAAATGTCCTCAGGGTGGACGGCGGATTTCACTACACCCTTCCCATGCACACGGATGTGGCGCCCTTCAATAACAATGACGTCCGGCTGGCACTCAAGTATGCCATTGACCGGGAGGCCATGGTAAAAAATGTGCTGAGGGGCTACGGTTCCGTCGGCAACGACCACCCCATATCAAAACTTAATAAATACCATGCCTCGGATATTCCCCAGCGGCAGTATGACCCTGACAAGGCAAAATTTCACCTGAAAAAAGCAGGGCTTTCAACCAATGCATTTGATCTGTATACCTCCGAACTCAGCGGATTCATGGATCAGGCAACCCTGTTCAGCGAAAGCGCCAAAAAGGCAGGCATCGCCATTCATATCAAAAAAGAGCCGGAAGACGGCTATTGGAGCAATGTCTGGCTTAAGAAGCCCTTCTGCAACTGCTACTGGGGGGCCCGTCCCACGGCGGACATGGTGTTTTCCGTGGCCTATTCCGGGGATGCAAAATGGAATGACACCCATTTGAAAAACCAACGGTTCGACCATCTTCTGTCAGAGGCCAGATCTGAACTGGATGAAGCAAAACGCAAAGCCATGTACAGGGAATGCCAGCAGATCGTCAGAGACGAAGGGGGTACCATTGTTCCGCTGTTCAAAGACTATGTCGAAGCCGCCGCAAAAAAAGTAAAGCACGAGCCGCTTTCCGGCCTTTGGGAGACCGATTCCCACAGAGCCATTGAAAGATGGTGGTTTGACGCCTGA
- a CDS encoding MarR family transcriptional regulator: protein MPQKTLNEERCQNLLISIRKIIQAVDIHSRKLNKKFGMTGPQLIVLHEISLNGQISITPLSRATSLSQATVTDITKRLETRGYIARKKREDDKRAVSLFLTDKGKEIIKNLPPLLQETFTDRFSKLENWEQLMIMSAFERVVSLMAAEEIEASPILVTGPIQNTPPATP from the coding sequence ATGCCACAAAAAACATTGAATGAGGAACGTTGTCAGAACCTGTTGATATCAATCAGAAAAATCATTCAGGCCGTTGATATCCACTCCAGAAAACTTAACAAAAAATTTGGTATGACAGGACCGCAGCTCATTGTTCTCCATGAGATTTCCTTAAACGGCCAGATTTCTATCACCCCATTGTCCCGGGCAACCAGTTTAAGCCAGGCAACGGTTACCGATATTACAAAACGGCTCGAAACCAGGGGGTATATCGCCCGGAAAAAGAGAGAGGACGACAAAAGGGCTGTCAGCTTATTCCTCACGGACAAAGGAAAAGAAATTATAAAAAACCTGCCGCCACTGCTGCAGGAAACATTCACCGACCGGTTTTCAAAACTCGAAAATTGGGAACAATTGATGATCATGAGCGCCTTTGAACGTGTTGTGAGCCTGATGGCTGCCGAAGAGATCGAAGCCTCCCCGATTTTGGTGACCGGCCCCATTCAGAATACACCTCCCGCCACCCCCTAA
- a CDS encoding metal-dependent transcriptional regulator translates to MTKELELSESLEDYLETILELQVTNTVARSKDIAAKLDIKRGSVTGMLKKLEARNLINYEPYGFVTLTPEGEKIAKEITTRHNVFKHFLFKYVELDETAADETACRMEHAMSHATFTKFKAFVKQLDA, encoded by the coding sequence GTGACAAAAGAACTTGAACTTTCCGAAAGCCTTGAAGACTATCTTGAAACCATACTGGAACTGCAGGTTACAAATACCGTTGCCCGGTCAAAAGACATTGCCGCAAAACTGGATATAAAAAGGGGATCCGTCACCGGGATGCTCAAAAAACTGGAGGCCCGGAACTTAATTAATTATGAACCCTACGGATTCGTTACGCTCACCCCTGAAGGGGAAAAAATCGCAAAAGAAATCACAACCCGCCATAACGTGTTCAAGCATTTTCTATTTAAATATGTGGAATTAGATGAAACCGCCGCAGATGAAACCGCATGCAGAATGGAACATGCCATGAGCCATGCCACCTTTACGAAATTCAAGGCCTTTGTTAAACAACTGGATGCCTGA
- a CDS encoding amino acid transporter, with protein sequence MLPVYIQGMGTGAGLIIAIGAQNAFVLSQGVRKNHYLVIPLICALCDAVLIGAGVTGMGRLLESSPLFSKIAGIGGAAFLFLYGARAFASAARGSSLDTNSSGATSLKAVVLTTLAVTLLNPHVYIDTVLLLGSIAGQFQAPGHLVFGAGAVTASFLWFFTLSIGAGFLAPLFQKRMSWRILDSCVGFIMWAIALSLARGLAA encoded by the coding sequence ATGCTGCCGGTTTATATTCAGGGAATGGGAACAGGGGCGGGACTGATTATTGCCATCGGGGCGCAGAACGCCTTTGTCCTGAGCCAGGGGGTCAGAAAGAACCATTATCTGGTGATCCCTTTGATCTGCGCCCTCTGTGATGCGGTGCTCATCGGCGCCGGTGTGACGGGCATGGGACGCCTGCTTGAGTCCAGTCCGCTGTTTTCAAAAATCGCAGGGATCGGCGGAGCCGCCTTTCTCTTTCTCTACGGGGCCAGGGCCTTTGCCTCGGCAGCCAGGGGGAGCAGCCTTGACACCAACAGTTCCGGGGCCACCTCATTGAAGGCGGTCGTCCTGACCACCCTTGCCGTCACCCTGCTCAACCCCCATGTCTACATCGACACGGTGCTGCTGCTGGGAAGCATTGCCGGCCAGTTCCAGGCCCCGGGGCACCTTGTCTTCGGGGCGGGGGCAGTTACCGCATCCTTTTTATGGTTTTTTACCCTGAGTATCGGGGCCGGATTTCTGGCCCCCTTGTTTCAAAAAAGAATGTCCTGGCGGATTCTGGATTCCTGCGTGGGATTCATCATGTGGGCCATTGCCCTTTCACTGGCCCGGGGACTGGCCGCCTGA
- a CDS encoding membrane integrity-associated transporter subunit PqiC, translating into MKSFLARGLGPICLAVCLMGMAGCGGVSPRSSFYRLEGPGSWNETLEAGEDFSVGIGSVALPGYLDRPEIVTGSGENGIRINEFHRWASPLSRQVRESLLGYLSARLHTPRVVLYPWERSRRPRFRVDVTLLRFEYRGNNAIFEALWHIKDVERDRSCLNRKFAHSQAVAGDGVGAYVAAQGRAVELMGDDIAHGLIRAASGGQSPGQ; encoded by the coding sequence ATGAAATCGTTTTTGGCACGGGGGCTGGGGCCCATCTGCCTGGCCGTCTGTCTCATGGGGATGGCCGGTTGCGGCGGGGTCTCTCCCCGGTCCTCCTTTTACCGGCTGGAAGGGCCGGGGAGCTGGAATGAAACCCTGGAAGCTGGTGAGGACTTTTCCGTGGGCATCGGCTCCGTGGCGCTTCCGGGATACCTGGACCGCCCCGAAATTGTGACGGGGAGCGGTGAAAACGGGATCCGTATCAATGAATTCCACCGCTGGGCTTCCCCCCTAAGCCGGCAGGTCCGGGAGTCTTTGCTGGGGTATCTGTCCGCCCGGCTTCACACCCCAAGGGTGGTACTCTATCCCTGGGAAAGGTCCAGGCGGCCCCGGTTCCGGGTGGATGTGACCCTTCTCCGGTTTGAATACCGGGGAAACAACGCGATTTTTGAAGCCCTGTGGCATATTAAGGATGTGGAAAGGGATCGCTCCTGCCTTAACCGGAAGTTTGCCCATTCCCAGGCTGTGGCCGGGGATGGGGTGGGGGCCTATGTTGCCGCCCAGGGCCGGGCTGTGGAATTAATGGGAGACGATATTGCCCATGGCCTTATCCGGGCCGCATCAGGCGGCCAGTCCCCGGGCCAGTGA
- a CDS encoding MCE family protein yields MKESSSLPRAAVSRKKEISLVWIVPIVALVVGAGLVYKAVKEKGPVAVISFESAEGIEAGKTRVKYKDVDMGKVRAVRLTPGLNGVRVTVDLDREAEGYLTDQTRFWVVRPRLSGTTVSGLSTLLSGAYIAIEPGREGRPKSEFKGLEIPPLVTRDSRGSLFTLKAGELDSLDYGSPVYFRGVKVGQVTGYGLETGGKGVDVQVFINAPHDGMVTRASRFWSASGLDMDLGANGLKINTESLVSILLGGIVLANPDAETPGPPVPAGTVFSLHSSREAAMAKQFSRKIPYLLKFSHSVRGLDIGAPVEFRGFVVGRVADISIEFDSKKNQVLVPVRIEIEEERLAQVSPGKEMPEAEDILEILVRHGMRGQLRTGNLLTGKLYLALDFFENAAPAQILDHGDILEIPTVAGSLEALTSHLSAVLVKLEKLPVAEISRQLIGAVQSVKKAGDTVTALAGSGDTTGAVNSFNLALQKIGILADSLSSELPPALVQARQTLDGVGGVLAKDAAVVADLQRTLAELAEAAKAVRALAEELEQHPESLLRGKEGQ; encoded by the coding sequence ATGAAAGAGAGTTCCTCCCTTCCCAGGGCGGCCGTGAGCCGGAAAAAAGAGATTTCCCTGGTGTGGATTGTGCCCATTGTGGCCCTGGTGGTCGGTGCCGGCCTGGTGTACAAGGCCGTTAAGGAAAAAGGCCCGGTGGCTGTGATCAGTTTTGAGTCGGCAGAGGGGATTGAGGCCGGAAAGACCCGGGTGAAATACAAGGACGTGGATATGGGCAAGGTCAGGGCCGTCCGCCTTACCCCCGGGCTCAACGGTGTCCGGGTCACCGTGGACCTGGACCGGGAGGCCGAAGGCTACCTCACCGACCAGACCCGGTTCTGGGTGGTCCGGCCCCGGCTTTCGGGCACCACGGTGAGTGGGTTGAGCACCCTGCTCTCAGGGGCGTATATTGCCATTGAACCGGGCCGGGAAGGACGGCCCAAAAGCGAGTTTAAAGGGCTGGAAATCCCCCCCCTGGTCACCCGGGATTCCCGGGGATCTCTTTTTACCCTGAAGGCCGGGGAACTGGATTCCCTGGATTACGGATCACCGGTTTATTTCAGGGGGGTGAAGGTGGGGCAGGTGACGGGATACGGTCTTGAAACCGGCGGGAAAGGGGTTGATGTCCAGGTCTTTATCAACGCCCCCCACGATGGGATGGTCACCCGGGCATCCCGGTTCTGGTCTGCATCGGGGCTGGATATGGACCTGGGAGCCAACGGCCTGAAAATAAATACAGAATCCCTGGTCTCCATCCTGCTGGGCGGGATCGTGCTGGCCAACCCGGATGCAGAAACACCCGGTCCGCCTGTGCCTGCAGGCACAGTGTTCTCCCTGCATTCCTCCCGGGAGGCGGCCATGGCCAAACAATTTTCCCGGAAAATACCCTATCTGCTTAAATTTTCCCATTCCGTCCGAGGGCTGGACATCGGGGCGCCTGTGGAGTTCAGGGGCTTTGTGGTGGGGCGGGTGGCTGATATCAGTATTGAATTCGATTCGAAAAAGAACCAGGTGCTGGTGCCTGTGCGCATTGAAATAGAAGAGGAACGGCTGGCCCAGGTCTCCCCGGGCAAAGAAATGCCGGAGGCAGAGGATATCCTGGAGATACTTGTCCGCCACGGGATGCGGGGGCAGCTGAGAACGGGCAACCTGCTGACGGGTAAGCTTTACCTGGCCCTGGACTTCTTTGAAAACGCGGCGCCGGCCCAAATTCTTGACCACGGGGATATTCTGGAAATACCCACTGTGGCGGGATCCCTGGAGGCCCTGACCAGCCACCTTTCTGCAGTGCTGGTAAAGCTTGAGAAGCTTCCCGTGGCTGAAATAAGCCGTCAACTCATCGGGGCGGTCCAAAGTGTTAAAAAAGCCGGGGATACCGTCACCGCCCTGGCGGGGTCCGGGGATACCACCGGTGCGGTCAACTCCTTTAATCTGGCCCTTCAAAAGATCGGCATCCTGGCGGACAGCCTTTCCTCGGAACTGCCCCCGGCCCTGGTCCAGGCCCGGCAGACCCTGGACGGGGTGGGCGGGGTCCTGGCAAAGGATGCCGCCGTGGTGGCCGATCTTCAGCGGACCCTGGCGGAACTGGCTGAAGCGGCAAAGGCGGTGAGGGCCCTTGCCGAAGAATTGGAACAACATCCGGAATCCCTGCTCAGGGGAAAGGAAGGTCAATAA
- a CDS encoding paraquat-inducible protein A: MATLSKSLGNTGADRPVAVAACPDCGMAQAIPDLPFGAAARCCRCDARLAGHRGDTVQRTLALALAGLVLFCIANAFPFLSLRLEGQIRETCLLTGIVELYRQGFAGLAVLVLATCVAVPLAQLAGLAYLMVPAAAGRAARHTAPVFRLLVRLKPWGMIEVYMLAILVAMIKLAKMADIVAGPGLWAFVGLIVVVAAAFSGLNPEDVWQRLPRQKVPEPWGGALTACHCCALTTPLAPSGESGRCPRCGARLRAVKPLSLQRTWALVLAAVVFYVPANILPVTITRTLGAEQADTIMSGVIYFMLSGSWHIALIIFTASILIPMLKLLILIYLLLSVQFRSRWKPGDRTRLYRFTEAVGRWSMVDVYVVTVLAALVRLSPLASVAAGPGAVYFAAVVVITMVAAESFDSRLIWQYGDPGENPRI; the protein is encoded by the coding sequence ATGGCGACTTTGTCGAAATCATTGGGGAATACGGGGGCAGACAGGCCGGTTGCTGTGGCTGCCTGCCCGGACTGCGGGATGGCCCAGGCGATTCCTGACCTGCCCTTTGGGGCGGCTGCCCGCTGCTGCCGCTGTGATGCAAGGCTCGCCGGTCACCGCGGGGATACCGTCCAGAGGACCCTGGCCCTGGCCCTGGCCGGGCTGGTTCTCTTTTGCATTGCCAATGCCTTTCCCTTTCTTTCCCTTAGGCTTGAGGGCCAGATCCGGGAGACCTGCCTTTTGACCGGGATTGTCGAACTTTACCGCCAGGGATTTGCAGGGCTTGCCGTTCTGGTGCTGGCCACCTGTGTGGCGGTGCCCCTGGCGCAACTGGCAGGGTTGGCCTATCTGATGGTGCCCGCTGCAGCCGGCAGGGCGGCCCGTCATACCGCACCGGTCTTCAGGCTCCTGGTACGCTTGAAACCCTGGGGGATGATCGAGGTGTATATGCTGGCCATTCTCGTGGCCATGATTAAATTGGCCAAGATGGCCGATATTGTGGCCGGCCCCGGCTTATGGGCCTTTGTGGGGCTGATCGTGGTTGTGGCGGCGGCCTTTTCCGGATTAAATCCGGAGGATGTCTGGCAGCGGCTGCCCCGGCAAAAGGTTCCGGAGCCCTGGGGGGGGGCATTGACCGCCTGCCATTGCTGCGCATTGACGACGCCCCTGGCGCCGTCAGGGGAATCCGGCAGATGTCCCAGGTGCGGGGCCCGGCTCCGTGCGGTAAAACCCTTGAGTCTCCAGCGGACCTGGGCCCTGGTCCTGGCGGCCGTTGTCTTTTATGTGCCGGCAAATATCCTGCCCGTCACCATTACCCGGACGCTGGGGGCCGAGCAGGCGGATACCATCATGAGCGGCGTTATTTATTTCATGCTGTCCGGCTCATGGCATATTGCCCTGATTATTTTTACGGCCAGCATACTCATCCCCATGCTGAAGCTGTTGATCTTGATTTATCTTTTGTTGTCGGTGCAGTTCAGGTCCCGGTGGAAGCCCGGGGATCGGACCCGGCTCTACCGGTTCACCGAAGCGGTGGGGCGCTGGTCCATGGTGGATGTCTATGTGGTCACGGTATTGGCGGCCCTGGTCCGGCTCTCCCCCCTTGCCTCGGTGGCGGCCGGTCCGGGCGCTGTTTATTTTGCCGCAGTGGTGGTGATCACCATGGTTGCGGCTGAAAGTTTTGACTCCCGGCTGATCTGGCAATATGGGGATCCCGGGGAAAACCCAAGGATATGA